The proteins below are encoded in one region of Belonocnema kinseyi isolate 2016_QV_RU_SX_M_011 chromosome 3, B_treatae_v1, whole genome shotgun sequence:
- the LOC117169841 gene encoding trypsin beta-like — protein sequence MRDWYGLSNRQLGQELSEKALLSLLSLWMICELSNTLSLKRQDSSNDHIRKKRMVDPLPLMTSFSVTIQNTAYVVNIRRNGSYKCMGSILATNIIITSGECIDDPHMVYSIWSGSSYLNRGFRYTVVQRHKHPGYRNRYANNLGILEIFPPIDHYCSFNRKIVLHNEVIAPNTQGIITGWRCTPEQRNSRKIPSALRSIRVPIISEQQCFHNCHNTILISIKQICTLERNAGAPLVVDHQLVAVMACTGGFLNGMHPDVFVNLSHHLFRNWINTFIQHI from the exons ATGagagattggtatggactttCTAATAGACAATTAGGCCAGGAATTATCTGAAAAGGCGTTACTGAGTCTCTTGAGCTTGTGGATGATATGCGAGCTATCAAACACCCTTTCGCTGAAGAGAC AAGATTCATCAAATGATCATATCCGTAAGAAACGTATGGTCGATCCATTGCCATTAATGACCTCATTTTCAGTAACGATTCAAAACACTGCCTATGTTGTTAATATAAGAAGAAATGGATCTTATAAGTGCATGGGTTCTATATTAGCCACAAACATAATTATAACTAGTGGTGAATGCATTGATGATCCACATATGGTATACAGCATTTGGTCTGGTTCATCTTATTTAAATCGTGGATTTCGTTACACTGTGGTACAACGTCATAAACATCCTGGCTATCGAAACCGATACGCAAACAATcttggaattcttgaaatttttccacCAATCGATCATTACTGTTCATTCAATAGAAAAATAGTATTACATAATGAAGTTATTGCACCGAATACTCAAGGAATTATCACTGGCTGGAGATGTACTCCCGAACAAAG gaatagtaGGAAAATTCCTAGCGCGTTACGATCAATTAGAGTCCCGATAATCAGTGAGCAACAGTGTTTCCATAACTGCCATAATACAATCTTAATTTCAATTAAGCAAATTTGTACTCTTGAGAGAAATGCTGGTGCTCCACTAGTTGTTGACCATCAGCTAGTTGCTGTTATGGCTTGCACTGGAGGATTTTTGAATGGAATGCATCCTGATGTCTTTGTAAACTTATCGCATCATCTGTTCAGAAATTGGATCAACACATTCATACAGCACATTTGA
- the LOC117169842 gene encoding flocculation protein FLO11-like, with translation MYTSQWRKLLLLVGITAVLPQRIVRQAGYNYQRPNATSTTATYAATTSSTASSSVGSEVFKYSQPVTGPVGGSFGPFQTQPLPANNFGSSSSASASSSALSSGVIKYSQPVALSDSFGSSSSALSSQSSSNILASAIPTSIVIPNLSSFGSSSAQATASSYSYPTPTPNLPTRTPPPSPPPLPPPLPPSRSKPSPMPTFSYNYPSPTPISNYNYSVQTPPRSPSQPPQVTARPIAQPLPTQNRRYLPPPRGNQKYSLPETQSRRYLPPTF, from the exons ATGTACACATCACAATGG CGGAAATTACTACTGCTTGTTGGCATCACTGCCGTTCTACCTCAACGAATCGTCAGACAAGCTGGCTACAACTACCAGAGACCAAAT GCCACCAGCACCACCGCCACCTACGCGGCTACCA CTTCTTCAACAGCCAGTTCATCAGTTGGATCAGAAGTGTTCAAATATAGTCAACCTGTCACAGGACCTGTAGGTGGATCATTTGGACCATTTCAAACTCAACCCCTTCCCGCAAATAACTTTGGATCTTCATCATCTGCATCTGCAAGCTCATCAGCATTGAGCTCAGGAGTCATCAAATATAGTCAACCTGTTGCTCTAAGTGACAGCTTCGGTTCCTCCTCTTCTGCTTTATCTAGTCAGAGTTCTTCCAATATATTAGCTAGTGCGATACCAACATCAATAGTAATTCCAAACTTGAGCTCTTTTGGATCGAGTAGTGCTCAGGCAACAGCATCAAGTTATAGTTATCCGACGCCGACTCCAAATCTGCCAACGCGtactcctcctccttctcctcctcctcttccaCCACCTTTACCACCTTCTCGATCAAAGCCCAGTCCAATGCCAACTTTCAGTTATAATTATCCAAGTCCGACACCTATTTCGAATTACAATTATTCAGTACAAACACCACCACGTTCTCCTTCGCAACCACCACAAGTAACGGCCAGGCCAATAGCTCAACCACTACCAACACAAAACAGAAGATATTTACCACCACCTAGAGGTAATCAAAAATATTCGCTACCAGAAACTCAAAGTAGGCGATATCTTCCACCAACCttttaa